From Paenibacillus sp. GP183, one genomic window encodes:
- a CDS encoding phospholipid methyltransferase, with translation MTINAKSLIQEKYLFLKKFLLSPGQIGSITPSSKYLAQKMIDSVAWDEVRNIAELGSGTGAITKFIQKSKHENAQVLLFEKDPCLRQELAHQFPEFGVYSDASQLYTSMSQKGIEHLDCVVSGLPFFNFPQSIRDQLLEQITLSLKPNGYFVAFQYSLQMNKQFSQHFVYDTIKFVPLNFPPAFVYVCRKRPS, from the coding sequence ATGACTATAAATGCCAAATCATTGATTCAGGAAAAATATTTATTTTTAAAAAAATTTTTACTTTCACCCGGACAAATTGGTAGCATTACTCCAAGCTCAAAATATTTGGCACAAAAAATGATCGACTCCGTTGCCTGGGATGAAGTGAGAAATATTGCAGAACTCGGTTCCGGAACCGGAGCGATCACTAAATTCATCCAGAAATCCAAACACGAGAACGCTCAAGTCCTTTTGTTTGAGAAAGACCCCTGTCTGCGGCAGGAATTGGCCCATCAATTTCCTGAGTTTGGTGTTTATTCGGATGCAAGCCAGCTATATACGTCCATGTCTCAAAAAGGAATTGAGCATCTGGACTGTGTGGTGAGCGGACTTCCGTTTTTTAATTTTCCTCAATCCATTCGCGACCAGCTTTTGGAACAAATCACCTTATCCCTTAAACCCAATGGATACTTCGTAGCCTTCCAATATTCTTTACAAATGAATAAACAATTCAGCCAACACTTCGTATACGATACAATCAAATTTGTACCCTTGAACTTTCCTCCCGCTTTTGTCTATGTTTGCCGGAAAAGGCCAAGTTAA
- a CDS encoding DedA family protein, with the protein MSYDNLIELIQHFGYAALFFALWLGIAGMPIPDEVVVMTGGAVTGTGVLLAVPAFFVTYLGVISGLTLGYVLGKYMGAPVLAKLTRKKKMARYIQQSESLISKYGNLALCFSYFIPVVRHVIPYLAGINKMTFRRYASYSFTTGFVWTLIFFWLGRSVGSHAEQIGNLIYHYGISLLWLILALAAVYFIVKYLRNKTQNREKL; encoded by the coding sequence ATGAGTTACGACAATCTCATTGAACTTATTCAACATTTTGGATATGCTGCGTTATTTTTCGCTCTGTGGCTTGGGATTGCAGGCATGCCGATACCGGACGAAGTCGTGGTCATGACAGGGGGAGCTGTCACCGGGACGGGAGTCTTGCTTGCGGTACCTGCTTTTTTCGTCACTTATTTAGGTGTCATCTCCGGATTGACTCTAGGGTATGTATTGGGAAAATACATGGGAGCACCTGTTTTAGCCAAGTTGACTCGAAAGAAAAAGATGGCCCGATACATCCAGCAATCCGAAAGCTTAATCAGCAAATACGGCAATCTCGCCTTATGTTTCAGTTATTTTATCCCTGTTGTTCGGCATGTCATTCCGTACTTGGCCGGCATTAATAAAATGACATTTCGTCGTTACGCCAGTTACTCCTTTACGACTGGATTTGTTTGGACGTTAATCTTTTTTTGGTTAGGCAGGTCTGTCGGAAGCCATGCTGAGCAAATAGGAAATCTGATTTACCATTACGGTATATCTCTCCTGTGGCTGATTTTGGCTCTAGCCGCAGTTTATTTTATTGTTAAATATCTCCGAAACAAGACTCAGAATCGGGAAAAACTCTAA
- a CDS encoding aldo/keto reductase yields MNHRKLGRTGMKVSEISLGCMAFGRWIDEAQSLRVMDTALDAGITLFDTADVYGKGMDNRDPRQSGESEAIIGPWLKGKRERVILATKVHGRVGTGVNDSGQSRYHIMQAVENSLKRLQTDYIDLYQVHRFDEETPLDETLRALDDLIHQGKVRYIGCSNFSAWQIAKAHGISALQRLHLYESVQPQYSIIAREIERELLPFCRSEQVGVLVYSPLGRGFLTGKYRPGEAPPEGTRGASGEQRLKALMAEDLNYNIVDRLRPLAERRGWTLGQFALAWVLSNPVITSAILGVSKPEHILDAIKISGETLSHEEMEQVNDICGLPETH; encoded by the coding sequence ATGAACCATCGCAAGTTAGGCAGAACGGGAATGAAAGTGTCGGAAATCAGTTTAGGGTGCATGGCCTTCGGCCGATGGATCGATGAAGCCCAATCTCTCAGGGTTATGGACACTGCTTTGGATGCAGGCATCACGTTATTTGATACGGCTGATGTGTATGGCAAAGGAATGGACAATCGGGACCCAAGACAATCGGGCGAATCTGAAGCCATCATAGGACCTTGGTTAAAAGGCAAGAGGGAGCGCGTGATCCTTGCTACGAAAGTGCATGGACGTGTAGGGACGGGAGTGAACGATTCGGGTCAAAGCCGTTATCACATCATGCAGGCGGTGGAGAACAGCCTTAAGCGGCTGCAGACCGATTATATCGATCTGTACCAGGTTCATCGTTTCGATGAGGAGACGCCGCTCGATGAAACGCTGCGGGCATTGGATGACCTCATCCATCAAGGGAAAGTCCGCTATATCGGTTGCTCCAACTTCAGCGCCTGGCAAATCGCCAAAGCGCATGGAATCAGCGCTCTTCAAAGGCTGCATCTTTATGAGAGTGTCCAACCCCAATATAGCATTATTGCCAGAGAAATCGAACGCGAGCTGCTGCCCTTTTGCCGGTCGGAGCAAGTGGGAGTTCTGGTATACAGTCCGCTGGGAAGAGGCTTCCTTACCGGCAAATATCGTCCCGGTGAAGCTCCGCCGGAAGGCACAAGAGGTGCATCAGGTGAACAGCGGTTGAAAGCTTTGATGGCGGAGGATCTCAATTATAACATCGTGGACAGACTGAGGCCTTTGGCTGAACGGCGAGGTTGGACTTTGGGACAATTCGCATTGGCTTGGGTGCTGAGCAATCCGGTAATCACATCCGCTATTTTGGGGGTTTCCAAACCCGAACACATCCTGGATGCGATCAAGATTTCGGGCGAAACCTTATCGCATGAAGAGATGGAACAAGTAAACGACATCTGCGGGCTGCCAGAAACGCATTAA
- a CDS encoding HIT family protein encodes MKDCIYCNMSETSDHEVILSNDFCIYSLMKEQEIRGAGIIVPRSHKETVFDLSENEWTSTYQLLHEVKGYIDKKYKPDGYNVGWNCGHVGGQHIFHSHLHVIPRYSDEPFAGKGIRYLLKSKENDRI; translated from the coding sequence ATGAAGGATTGTATTTACTGTAATATGTCTGAAACCAGCGATCATGAAGTTATTTTAAGTAATGACTTTTGCATCTATTCATTAATGAAAGAACAGGAAATCAGGGGGGCGGGAATAATAGTCCCGCGGAGTCATAAAGAAACAGTATTTGATCTAAGTGAAAATGAATGGACATCGACCTATCAATTATTACATGAGGTAAAAGGCTATATCGACAAGAAATATAAACCGGATGGATATAATGTGGGCTGGAACTGTGGGCATGTTGGAGGTCAACATATATTTCATTCACATCTCCACGTCATACCTCGATATTCGGATGAACCTTTTGCAGGTAAAGGGATACGATATTTATTGAAGAGCAAAGAGAATGATAGGATTTAG
- a CDS encoding GNAT family N-acetyltransferase encodes MNDLIITELDSEGILKLKDFDCSPLPKERDSIYFLFYRFFRDTCRLAYVNDELVGFALGLINQTDPDHAYLHYLFVRQDQRKNKIGEKLLNEFIESSRNKKCKRISLMTSNPMNEQYYSRFGFVQDKELIEVNGEDPLYTYLMNEKKMLFYRLDL; translated from the coding sequence ATGAACGATCTTATAATTACAGAATTAGATTCAGAAGGAATCTTGAAATTAAAGGACTTTGATTGTTCTCCTTTACCTAAGGAACGAGATTCGATTTATTTTTTGTTTTATAGATTTTTCAGGGATACTTGCAGACTCGCCTATGTGAATGATGAATTGGTCGGATTTGCGTTAGGGTTGATTAACCAAACTGACCCTGATCATGCTTATCTTCATTATTTATTTGTAAGGCAAGATCAGCGTAAAAACAAAATTGGTGAAAAGCTTCTGAATGAATTTATTGAAAGCTCGAGAAATAAGAAATGTAAGAGGATCAGTTTAATGACAAGTAATCCAATGAATGAACAATATTATTCAAGATTTGGATTTGTGCAGGATAAAGAATTAATTGAAGTAAATGGGGAAGATCCTTTATATACGTATCTAATGAACGAAAAGAAGATGCTGTTTTACAGATTAGATTTGTAA
- a CDS encoding YheC/YheD family protein — MARFGHAHLKQDLISANCSQITAITSRVAYENYFNTSMCGTIYDIAKILPRLFSPEKMNEILQSLYEVSVRAAQEAESQMGSLGELSVDFVLDDQSKLWIIELNGKPQKNLYKDIKSFKLKKIIYSRPMEYAYYLSQTDSHLHFLSYAPILR; from the coding sequence TTGGCCCGGTTCGGTCACGCTCACTTGAAACAAGACCTGATAAGTGCCAATTGCAGCCAAATTACCGCCATAACCAGTAGAGTGGCTTATGAGAATTACTTTAATACGAGCATGTGCGGAACTATTTATGATATTGCGAAAATTCTTCCCCGATTATTTTCACCGGAAAAAATGAATGAAATCCTTCAATCTCTGTATGAGGTAAGTGTAAGGGCCGCGCAAGAAGCAGAATCTCAAATGGGTTCATTGGGAGAATTGAGTGTGGATTTTGTATTAGACGATCAAAGTAAACTTTGGATTATTGAACTTAACGGAAAACCCCAAAAAAATTTATACAAAGATATTAAGAGTTTTAAGCTCAAAAAGATAATTTACAGCAGACCAATGGAATATGCTTATTATCTCTCTCAAACCGACTCACATTTGCATTTCCTTTCGTATGCTCCTATTTTGAGGTGA
- a CDS encoding amino acid permease — MFQNKLKVMIRIANKELKQKGKLSWQRLTLFGLGTTTGTGFLLGSSLAIEKSGFSVIINFFFAAFGTYFVFNALANMIAEHSEKGSFRTYSRKAFGHWAGFSHGWVYWTSEMLIVGSQLTAIGLFTRFWFPGIPLWILTSVYAALGVGIVLLGTALFEKTMNILAVFKLGAIFMFILLACLVIPGVFGTENAHMHTPNHIGDVFKDGPLGLWTSFIYVFFCFSGIEVMGIMAAELHNPKEAPKSGLFMIVTITVLFILSIGLALLVTPLEQITIQESPFVTALKDLNYHFLVHIFNGVLIIAGFSGLVASLYSVTLTMSMIADDGDAPKLFTKRTRKRHFPYAALGLTIAGLIASIVVALLMPKGVYEYITTAGGLMLLYTWLFILFASRKLLKLTKWGHIKSISAIVLIMIAISGTMFDHTSRPGLFISLAILSTIVVVTLFLRNHWKAIKSGAQ; from the coding sequence ATGTTTCAAAATAAACTGAAGGTGATGATCAGAATTGCAAACAAGGAATTAAAGCAAAAAGGTAAGCTTTCATGGCAGCGGCTCACCTTGTTCGGATTGGGTACTACAACGGGTACCGGATTCCTGCTTGGTTCCAGCCTTGCTATTGAGAAAAGCGGCTTTTCAGTTATTATAAATTTCTTCTTCGCCGCTTTCGGAACATATTTCGTATTCAACGCATTAGCTAACATGATCGCCGAGCATTCGGAGAAGGGTTCCTTCCGTACCTATTCCAGGAAAGCGTTTGGCCACTGGGCTGGCTTTAGCCATGGTTGGGTTTACTGGACCTCCGAAATGTTGATTGTCGGCAGTCAATTAACGGCCATCGGACTTTTCACGAGGTTCTGGTTTCCTGGTATCCCGTTATGGATCCTTACCAGCGTTTATGCAGCCCTTGGTGTCGGTATAGTACTGCTTGGAACAGCTTTGTTCGAGAAGACTATGAACATCCTGGCCGTTTTTAAATTAGGTGCTATATTCATGTTTATCCTGCTGGCTTGCTTGGTTATTCCCGGTGTATTTGGTACAGAGAATGCACATATGCATACTCCAAATCATATAGGCGATGTCTTCAAGGACGGTCCTTTGGGACTGTGGACAAGCTTCATATATGTGTTTTTTTGTTTTTCGGGAATTGAAGTCATGGGAATCATGGCCGCTGAATTACACAATCCCAAGGAAGCTCCCAAATCTGGACTATTTATGATCGTAACGATTACTGTATTATTTATTCTCTCGATCGGATTGGCGTTATTAGTAACCCCTCTTGAGCAGATCACAATACAGGAAAGTCCATTCGTAACGGCGCTAAAAGATCTAAATTACCATTTCCTGGTGCACATATTTAATGGAGTTCTGATTATTGCCGGCTTTTCGGGTTTGGTCGCATCCCTGTACTCGGTCACACTGACGATGTCCATGATTGCAGACGATGGCGATGCGCCAAAGCTGTTCACAAAAAGAACCCGCAAACGCCATTTCCCCTACGCGGCGCTGGGATTGACGATTGCAGGCTTGATTGCGTCCATCGTAGTTGCCCTGCTCATGCCAAAGGGAGTATATGAATACATAACAACGGCAGGCGGCCTTATGCTGCTTTACACATGGCTATTCATTTTGTTCGCCTCTCGAAAACTGCTGAAGCTTACCAAATGGGGGCATATCAAATCTATTTCGGCCATAGTCCTCATAATGATTGCAATATCCGGAACTATGTTCGATCATACAAGCAGACCCGGCTTATTCATAAGCCTCGCGATTCTCTCTACTATTGTCGTTGTCACATTGTTCTTAAGAAACCACTGGAAGGCTATAAAATCAGGAGCTCAATAG
- a CDS encoding LysE family transporter encodes MNIYISYILLGFSLAAPIGPVNAAQLDKGIRFGFLHAWLVGLGAMLADALFMLLIYFGSAHFLATPFAKTFLWLFGGFVLIYTGVESIKNVNELSSSSSRSVESHFKSFYSGFIMTFSNPVSILFWLGIYGSILAKTAESFGAWDLLIYSSGIFIGLLLWDVVMAAISSIFQNYFKESILIFISRAAGVCLIIFGGYFGWQAIELLIL; translated from the coding sequence ATGAATATCTACATAAGCTATATCCTGTTAGGATTTTCCTTGGCTGCTCCAATTGGTCCCGTGAATGCCGCGCAGCTCGACAAAGGCATTCGGTTTGGATTTCTGCATGCCTGGTTAGTAGGCCTGGGCGCCATGTTAGCGGATGCACTTTTCATGCTCCTTATTTACTTCGGCTCTGCTCATTTTCTGGCGACCCCGTTTGCCAAAACATTCCTATGGTTGTTCGGCGGCTTCGTTCTCATTTATACCGGCGTGGAAAGCATCAAGAACGTCAACGAACTCTCGAGTTCATCCAGTCGAAGCGTGGAGTCCCATTTCAAATCGTTTTATTCAGGCTTCATCATGACATTCTCCAACCCGGTCAGCATTCTTTTCTGGTTGGGCATATACGGCTCCATCCTGGCCAAAACGGCGGAGAGCTTCGGCGCATGGGACCTGCTTATTTACAGCTCGGGCATCTTTATTGGTCTGCTTTTGTGGGACGTTGTGATGGCTGCCATTTCAAGTATATTCCAAAACTATTTTAAGGAAAGCATCCTTATATTTATCTCTCGGGCTGCTGGTGTTTGTCTTATCATTTTCGGAGGTTATTTCGGGTGGCAAGCTATTGAGCTCCTGATTTTATAG